A genomic window from Euwallacea fornicatus isolate EFF26 chromosome 6, ASM4011564v1, whole genome shotgun sequence includes:
- the LOC136339648 gene encoding uncharacterized protein → MAEGVKYNIKKLNGQNYESWNYLVKMLLINANLWDVVSTAVPAQTERDPNWKKHNDKALSKEHAHDAWEALKDYHQKASLSSMVFLLKRICRLSLEENGDMEAHISLFLELLNKLTVFGEEIKDRFAAGILLGSLPDSYSFLTTALESTGYGVQFGNHSCKIGFRGKVIANAKPAPDLYKLSTVEHVLSVVNEHSSDCQHTWHRRFGHRDIQAVKRLMETKMATGINIKDCRIRETCSCCVKEFVELTSNQSGRIPKVIRSDRGGEYVNNALREYLKGKGIKIQYTAGYSPEQNRVAERKNRSLVEMARCMLIDADLPNKFWGEAIVTANYLQNRLPTKSKQKTPFELWHKIESDVSNLQIFGSKVYVHIPKELIKDKFDKKAETMMFVGYSEKSKAYRLLNVYTERIKISRSVVFPDRSICIDNEVSTTLGKEEETKELGNIGKHEVAALENSKEIEETTEDSDSASDREIFYDTDISY, encoded by the exons ATGGCGGAAGGTGTAAAATATAACATCAAAAAGTTAAACGGACAGAACTATGAGTCATGGaattatttggtcaaaatgtTACTAATAAACGCTAACTTGTGGGATGTAGTTTCGACTGCAGTACCAGCACAGACAGAGCGAGACCCCAATTGGAAAAAGCACAATGACAAGGCTCT GAGTAAGGAGCACGCGCATGACGCGTGGGAAGCACTAAAGGATTATCACCAAAAAGCAAGTCTATCTAGCATGGTGTTTCTGTTAAAGCGAATTTGCAGACTCTCGCTGGAAGAAAATGGTGATATGGAAGCACACATAAGTTTATTCTTGGAGCTTTTGAATAAGCTGACTGTATTCGGAGAGGAAATTAAGGACAGGTTTGCAGCAGGCATTTTGCTGGGAAGTCTTCCAGACTCATACAGTTTTTTGACAACAGCGCTGGAAA GTACGGGATATGGTGTTCAGTTCGGCAATCACAGTTGTAAAATCGGTTTTCGCGGAAAAGTGATAGCAAATGCGAAGCCGGCACCCGACTTGTACAAGTTGTCAACTGTGGAGCATGTACTGAGTGTTGTCAATGAGCATTCCAGTGACTGTCAGCATACATGGCATCGACGTTTTGGACACAGGGATATACAAGCAGTCAAGCGCTTGATGGAAACAAAGATGGCGACAGGGATTAATATAAAGGACTGTAGAATCAGGGAAACTTGTAGTTGCTGCGTTAAAG AGTTTGTTGAATTGACGAGTAATCAGTCAGGCAGGATACCGAAGGTTATTAGGTCGGATAGAGGTGGCGAGTACGTAAATAATGCTTTAAGGGAATATTTGAAGGGTAAGGGCATAAAAATACAGTATACAGCGGGGTACTCTCCGGAACAAAACAGAGTTGCCGAGAGGAAAAATAGGTCTCTAGTCGAAATGGCTAGGTGTATGTTAATTGACGCGGATTTACCAAATAAGTTTTGGGGCGAAGCAATAGTCACGGCCAATTATCTGCAGAATCGACTGCCTACCAagtcaaaacaaaaaacaccATTTGAATTATGGCACAAAATTGAATCTGATGTGTCAAATTTGCAGATATTTGGGTCCAAAGTTTATGTCCACATTCCTAAAGAACTGATAAAggataaatttgataaaaaggCAGAGACTATGATGTTTGTGGGATATTCTGAGAAATCTAAGGCATACAGATTATTAAATGTATATACAGAGCGTATAAAAATTAGTCGTAGTGTAGTATTTCCTGATAGAAGTATATGCATTGATAATGAAGTGTCCACTACGCTTGGAAAGGAAGAAGAGACAAAAGAACTAGGCAACATAGGGAAACATGAGGTCGCGGCCCTTGAAAATTCCAAGGAAATAGAGGAAACTACGGAAGATTCTGATAGTGCATCAGATagagaaattttttatgacaCTGATATTAGCTATTAG